One genomic window of Arcobacter lacus includes the following:
- a CDS encoding LapD/MoxY N-terminal periplasmic domain-containing protein, which yields MFKSKLLYIILSIFSLTFFVWDFWVNFEKMKEDTISSSLLKTKTTSIYLQENLKKFLEDKTNPEILSIVNQTFNSDFKSIKVDNSTFEIKEEDLVKASNDLDKNQLWEVTDAAIDETLGRFVMSTQSDDFAKELLTLNGSIPNEDNKSIVPSQDIYTFLPNKNFKNQNSLTIKFKATNQFEKVVDTQATISFDKTLAQVSNDNVNYTTPLWFKELVPIYLEEQANDISNSWKSNATIYVNTNIEKVYFELYEKVKEKFFDNLLWFFVTILGLFGFRFLYVFLKR from the coding sequence ATGTTTAAATCAAAACTTTTATATATAATTTTATCTATTTTTTCTCTTACATTTTTTGTATGGGATTTTTGGGTAAATTTTGAAAAGATGAAAGAAGATACTATTTCTTCATCTTTATTAAAAACAAAAACTACTTCGATTTATCTACAAGAAAATCTAAAAAAATTTTTAGAAGATAAAACAAATCCTGAAATTTTATCTATTGTAAATCAAACTTTTAATAGTGACTTTAAAAGTATTAAAGTTGATAATAGTACATTTGAAATAAAAGAAGAAGATTTAGTAAAAGCTTCAAATGACTTGGATAAAAATCAACTTTGGGAAGTTACAGATGCTGCTATTGATGAAACTCTTGGAAGATTTGTGATGAGTACGCAAAGTGATGATTTTGCAAAAGAGTTATTAACTTTAAATGGTTCTATTCCAAATGAAGATAATAAATCTATCGTTCCAAGTCAAGATATATATACTTTTTTACCAAATAAAAATTTCAAAAATCAAAATAGCCTTACGATAAAATTTAAAGCAACAAATCAATTTGAAAAAGTTGTAGATACACAAGCAACTATCTCTTTTGACAAAACTTTGGCACAAGTTTCTAATGATAATGTGAATTATACAACTCCTTTGTGGTTTAAAGAGTTAGTTCCAATATATCTTGAAGAACAAGCAAATGACATAAGTAATAGTTGGAAATCAAATGCTACAATCTATGTAAATACAAACATAGAGAAAGTATATTTTGAGCTTTATGAAAAAGTAAAGGAGAAGTTTTTTGATAATCTTTTATGGTTTTTTGTAACTATTTTAGGATTGTTTGGTTTTAGATTTTTATATGTTTTTTTAAAAAGATAA
- a CDS encoding valine--tRNA ligase gives MSEKYEPSKVEDSFYKIWESRGYFEIDGNKSIQEAGKNFAIMMPPPNVTGSLHIGHALTFTLQDIITRYKRMDGFKTLWQPGTDHAGIATQNVVEKQLLAEGTTKEELGREKFLERVWKWKEFSGGTIVHQMRKLGVSPAWSRERFTMDEGLKEAVKEAFVHLYNEGMIVQNNYMVNWCTHDGALSDIEVEHDEVQGKFYHMNYHFADGSGYVTVATTRPETYFGDTAIMVHPNDERYKAIVGKEVVLPLTTRKIKVITDEHVDMEFGTGVVKVTPAHDQNDYEVGKRHDLEFITCFDEKGILNDYCGEFAGLERLEARPIIVKKLQDEGFIVKIEEHVHQVGHCYRCKNIVEPYISKQWFVRKEVAAKSIEKTYAGETKFHPSHWLNSYRAWMDELRDWCISRQLWWGHRIPVFYCDDCGHQWADKKDEPEACPHCSSKNIHQDPDVLDTWFSSALWAFSPLGWGNNGNMQGTFNESDLKDFYPNSLLITGFDIMFFWVARMMMMGEHFRGELPFKDIYMHALVRDEHGAKMSKSKGNVIDPLDMVEEHSADIIRFTLAYLAVQGRDIKLGAKNLEQFRNFTNKLYNASNFLSLNVDTFPDLKDIEIKSPLGLYMQSRLSDAIDEVRGALESYKFNEAASVLYRFVWTEFCDWGIEYSKASKDSIVELGAIFKETLKMVSPFMPFISDYLYHKLSGTSLEEGESLMIMNFPKDVKKDDKIEEMFAVIEEAITAIRRAKVIIDMGNSKIAKAYIKLDKSIDTAVAKPFIEKLAKVDSVEFVDAKVENSITDVSNNLEVYLPTSEIDMKPIIDKLTKQQEKAQKEFDKLNGMLSNERFVANAPANVIEENKKALEEVKTRLEKIETELKSLN, from the coding sequence ATAGATGGAAATAAATCTATTCAAGAAGCGGGAAAAAACTTTGCTATTATGATGCCACCACCAAATGTAACAGGTAGTTTACATATTGGGCATGCACTTACATTTACATTACAAGATATTATTACAAGATATAAAAGAATGGATGGTTTCAAAACGCTTTGGCAACCTGGAACTGACCACGCAGGTATTGCAACTCAAAATGTTGTTGAAAAACAACTTTTAGCTGAGGGTACTACAAAAGAAGAACTAGGACGTGAGAAATTTCTAGAAAGAGTTTGGAAATGGAAAGAGTTCTCAGGTGGAACTATAGTTCATCAAATGAGAAAGTTAGGAGTAAGTCCAGCTTGGTCTAGAGAGCGATTTACTATGGATGAAGGATTAAAAGAGGCTGTAAAAGAAGCTTTTGTTCATCTATACAATGAAGGAATGATTGTTCAAAATAACTATATGGTTAACTGGTGTACACACGATGGTGCGTTATCAGATATCGAAGTTGAACATGATGAAGTTCAAGGTAAATTTTATCATATGAACTATCATTTTGCAGATGGAAGCGGATACGTAACAGTTGCAACAACTAGACCTGAAACATACTTTGGAGATACAGCTATTATGGTTCATCCAAATGATGAAAGATATAAAGCTATAGTTGGAAAAGAAGTTGTACTTCCTTTAACGACAAGAAAAATCAAAGTAATTACTGATGAGCATGTTGATATGGAATTTGGAACAGGTGTTGTAAAAGTTACTCCTGCTCATGACCAAAACGACTACGAAGTAGGTAAACGTCACGATTTAGAATTTATTACTTGTTTTGATGAAAAAGGTATTTTAAATGACTATTGTGGAGAGTTTGCTGGACTTGAAAGATTAGAAGCACGACCAATTATTGTAAAAAAACTTCAAGATGAGGGATTTATAGTAAAAATTGAAGAGCATGTTCATCAAGTAGGGCATTGTTACAGATGTAAAAATATTGTTGAACCATATATCTCTAAACAATGGTTTGTACGAAAAGAAGTTGCAGCAAAATCAATTGAAAAAACTTATGCTGGTGAAACTAAATTTCACCCAAGTCATTGGTTAAATTCATATAGAGCTTGGATGGATGAGTTAAGAGATTGGTGTATCTCTAGACAACTTTGGTGGGGACATAGAATTCCAGTATTCTATTGTGATGATTGCGGACACCAATGGGCAGATAAAAAAGACGAGCCAGAAGCTTGTCCACATTGTTCAAGTAAAAATATTCACCAAGATCCAGATGTTCTTGATACTTGGTTTAGTTCTGCTCTTTGGGCATTTTCACCACTTGGTTGGGGAAATAATGGAAATATGCAAGGAACATTTAACGAATCAGATTTAAAAGATTTTTATCCAAACTCTTTATTAATTACTGGTTTTGATATTATGTTCTTTTGGGTAGCTAGAATGATGATGATGGGTGAACACTTTAGAGGTGAATTACCATTTAAAGATATTTATATGCATGCACTAGTACGTGACGAACATGGTGCAAAAATGTCTAAATCGAAAGGAAATGTAATCGATCCACTTGATATGGTTGAAGAGCATAGTGCTGATATCATCAGATTTACACTTGCATATTTAGCAGTTCAAGGAAGAGATATTAAACTTGGTGCAAAAAACTTAGAGCAATTTAGAAACTTTACAAATAAACTTTATAATGCATCTAATTTCTTAAGCCTAAATGTTGATACATTCCCTGATTTAAAAGATATTGAAATTAAATCTCCTCTTGGACTTTATATGCAAAGTAGACTAAGTGATGCTATTGATGAAGTAAGAGGTGCATTAGAATCTTATAAATTTAATGAAGCAGCTTCAGTTTTATATAGATTTGTATGGACTGAATTTTGTGATTGGGGAATTGAGTATTCAAAAGCTAGTAAAGATAGTATTGTTGAACTTGGGGCAATTTTCAAAGAGACTTTAAAAATGGTTTCTCCATTTATGCCGTTTATTAGTGATTATTTATATCACAAATTAAGTGGAACTTCTTTAGAAGAGGGTGAATCTTTAATGATTATGAACTTCCCTAAAGATGTTAAAAAAGATGATAAAATCGAAGAGATGTTTGCTGTTATCGAAGAAGCAATTACTGCAATAAGACGTGCTAAAGTTATCATAGATATGGGTAACTCAAAAATTGCAAAAGCATATATAAAACTTGATAAATCAATTGATACAGCCGTTGCAAAACCATTTATTGAAAAACTTGCAAAAGTTGATAGTGTTGAGTTTGTAGATGCAAAAGTTGAAAATAGTATCACTGATGTTTCAAATAACTTAGAAGTATATCTTCCAACAAGTGAAATTGATATGAAACCAATCATTGATAAATTGACTAAACAACAAGAAAAAGCACAAAAAGAGTTTGATAAACTAAATGGTATGTTATCAAATGAAAGATTTGTTGCAAATGCTCCTGCTAATGTAATAGAAGAAAATAAAAAAGCATTAGAAGAAGTAAAAACTAGACTTGAAAAAATAGAGACTGAACTTAAAAGTTTGAATTAA